A single Armatimonadota bacterium DNA region contains:
- the ileS gene encoding isoleucine--tRNA ligase, with the protein MDYDHTLNLPKTSFPMKAELVKREPQFQRFWQEHDIYHKALQKPAPRGLFILHDGPPYSNGDIHMGHALNKTLKDIIVKFRMLQGYRSPFVPGWDNHGMPIENEVTKEFRRKGEKPDKVTLRKRCREYASHFVNRQREQFKRLGCIGDWENPYLTMSYEFEATLVRVFGELVERGYIYRGLKPVLWCPVCETALADAEIEYHTHTSPSITVRFALKRDPNGVFKDGQRAYILIWTTTPWTIPSNMAVAVHPAESYAIVETGGTLYLLAESLVESTMARIGAKDYRVVRTLQGNALSGLVFQHPLYERESPVVFADYVTMTEGTGVVHIAPGHGEEDFHTGQEYDLRVMCPVDVQGKFTDEVGERLAGKYVRDADAEIIDWLREQSALLAHEPYEHQYPYCWRCHSPLLFRATVQWFMSIDHNRHRERCIEAIERVKWFPPQSINRIRSMVQARPDWCLSRQRAWGVGIPAFYCKGCGEVLLEPALIARVADEVEKAGSDVWFEKPAEFFLPEGTACPKCGGTAFDKETDILDVWFDSGCTHRAVLEKRPELRWPSDVYLEGSDQHRGWFNSSLMIAVATKDDAPYRAVITNGWMLDGEGRAMHKSWGNVISPLEVINKYGADVLRLWVSSCNYFEDVRLSFEILDRTAEAYRRIRNTMRFLLGNLYDYDPAQHRVVESQMLPLDQWAMARTRKLLADCLAAYEVYEFHRVYQNVHNFCVVDMSAFYLDVLKDRLYCSPSASHERRSAQTVLYFIAQTLAQLLAPIITHTAEEVWQALPGEDKAESILLSQLPEDPFSVHDAAMLERWEPVLAVRETVNKALEQARQSDIIRRSQEAALHLKLDDETWSALKPFFADLPTLFMVASVNVEQWDEEEVSVSVQKAEGEKCPRCWQIRTDIGTDAQYPDLCTRCASALRTIA; encoded by the coding sequence ATGGATTACGACCATACACTGAATCTGCCCAAAACTTCCTTCCCGATGAAGGCGGAACTGGTGAAGCGAGAACCGCAGTTTCAGCGGTTCTGGCAGGAACACGATATCTACCATAAGGCGTTACAGAAACCCGCACCCCGTGGGTTGTTCATCCTGCACGATGGTCCACCTTACTCGAACGGCGACATCCACATGGGACATGCGCTGAACAAGACGCTGAAAGATATTATCGTCAAGTTCCGCATGTTGCAGGGCTATCGGTCGCCATTTGTGCCCGGCTGGGACAACCACGGTATGCCGATCGAGAACGAGGTGACCAAAGAGTTCCGCCGCAAAGGCGAGAAGCCCGACAAAGTAACCCTGCGCAAGCGATGCCGGGAGTACGCCAGCCATTTTGTCAACCGTCAGCGCGAGCAGTTCAAGAGGTTGGGCTGTATCGGTGACTGGGAGAACCCCTATCTCACCATGTCCTACGAGTTCGAAGCCACGCTGGTGCGCGTGTTCGGCGAGCTGGTGGAGCGCGGCTATATCTATCGCGGCTTAAAGCCCGTTCTCTGGTGTCCGGTGTGTGAAACCGCCCTGGCAGACGCCGAGATCGAGTATCATACCCATACTTCGCCTTCTATCACCGTGCGCTTTGCGCTGAAGCGAGACCCCAACGGGGTGTTTAAGGACGGCCAAAGGGCGTACATCCTTATCTGGACGACGACCCCATGGACAATCCCGTCTAACATGGCGGTGGCAGTGCACCCTGCGGAGTCTTATGCTATCGTGGAGACCGGTGGTACGCTCTACCTGCTGGCAGAATCGCTGGTGGAAAGTACCATGGCGCGTATCGGTGCGAAGGATTACCGCGTGGTACGCACTCTGCAGGGCAACGCGCTGTCGGGATTGGTATTTCAACATCCGCTATACGAGCGCGAGTCGCCGGTGGTGTTTGCCGATTACGTGACCATGACCGAGGGCACGGGCGTGGTGCATATCGCCCCAGGTCACGGCGAGGAGGACTTCCATACCGGTCAGGAGTACGATTTGCGCGTAATGTGCCCGGTGGATGTGCAGGGTAAGTTCACCGACGAGGTGGGCGAACGCCTCGCGGGCAAGTACGTACGCGACGCCGATGCCGAGATTATCGATTGGCTGCGCGAGCAATCTGCCTTGCTCGCACACGAGCCATACGAACACCAGTACCCCTATTGCTGGCGCTGTCATTCGCCGTTGCTGTTTCGTGCAACGGTGCAGTGGTTTATGAGCATCGACCACAACCGTCACCGCGAGCGGTGCATCGAGGCGATTGAGCGGGTGAAGTGGTTCCCGCCGCAGAGTATCAACCGCATTCGCAGTATGGTGCAGGCACGCCCCGACTGGTGTCTCAGCCGGCAGCGGGCGTGGGGGGTAGGCATCCCTGCTTTCTATTGCAAAGGGTGTGGTGAGGTGTTGCTGGAGCCTGCACTCATTGCCCGTGTTGCGGACGAGGTGGAGAAGGCAGGTAGCGACGTGTGGTTCGAGAAGCCTGCGGAGTTCTTCCTACCCGAAGGTACCGCTTGCCCGAAGTGCGGCGGCACCGCTTTCGATAAGGAAACAGACATCCTCGACGTGTGGTTCGACAGCGGCTGCACGCACCGCGCGGTGCTGGAGAAGCGACCGGAGCTGCGCTGGCCCTCTGACGTGTATCTGGAAGGCTCCGATCAGCACCGCGGCTGGTTTAACTCCAGCCTGATGATTGCCGTTGCCACCAAAGACGATGCCCCTTACCGTGCGGTCATTACCAACGGCTGGATGCTGGACGGCGAGGGGCGCGCCATGCACAAGTCGTGGGGCAACGTCATCAGCCCGCTGGAGGTTATCAACAAATACGGGGCGGACGTGCTGAGACTGTGGGTCTCCAGTTGCAACTACTTCGAGGACGTGCGCCTGTCGTTCGAGATTTTAGACCGTACCGCCGAGGCATACCGGCGTATCCGCAACACCATGCGCTTCTTGCTGGGCAACTTGTACGACTACGACCCCGCCCAGCATCGTGTGGTGGAGAGCCAGATGCTCCCGCTGGATCAGTGGGCAATGGCGCGCACGCGCAAACTGTTGGCGGACTGCCTTGCAGCGTACGAGGTGTACGAGTTCCATCGTGTGTACCAGAATGTGCACAACTTCTGCGTGGTGGACATGAGCGCGTTTTATCTGGATGTGCTGAAGGACCGGCTGTACTGCTCGCCGTCCGCGTCGCATGAGCGTCGTTCCGCCCAGACCGTGCTCTATTTCATTGCGCAGACATTGGCACAGCTGCTCGCGCCCATTATCACGCACACCGCCGAAGAGGTATGGCAGGCTCTGCCGGGCGAGGATAAGGCGGAGAGCATTCTGCTCTCGCAACTGCCCGAGGACCCGTTCTCGGTGCATGATGCGGCGATGCTGGAGCGGTGGGAGCCGGTGCTGGCGGTGCGTGAGACGGTGAACAAGGCGCTGGAGCAGGCGCGTCAATCGGATATAATTCGCCGCTCGCAGGAGGCAGCTCTGCATCTCAAACTGGACGATGAAACCTGGAGCGCGCTGAAACCCTTCTTCGCCGACCTGCCGACGCTGTTTATGGTTGCCTCTGTGAACGTGGAGCAGTGGGACGAGGAGGAGGTTTCCGTGTCCGTGCAGAAGGCAGAAGGCGAGAAGTGCCCGCGCTGCTGGCAAATTCGCACCGATATCGGCACAGATGCGCAGTATCCTGACCTGTGCACACGCTGTGCCAGCGCACTGAGAACCATCGCATGA
- the lspA gene encoding lipoprotein signal peptidase: MRGWFFAATVLLILLDQASKWWIQWRLIPGQSVPIVPGVLHFTLSFNSGIAFGLFPQFGGLFLWLSLAIVAVVLIYYLHLPAPSAYTTAIASLLAGGALGNVLDRVRLGHVVDFIDFRVFPVFNLADTAVTCATILWMMKQWLVLSAEPDPVQKGEQERSQ, encoded by the coding sequence ATGAGAGGGTGGTTCTTTGCTGCCACTGTGTTGCTCATCCTGCTGGATCAGGCGAGCAAGTGGTGGATACAATGGAGACTGATACCCGGCCAGTCGGTACCGATTGTGCCAGGTGTGCTGCACTTCACCCTCTCATTCAACTCAGGCATTGCTTTTGGGCTGTTCCCGCAGTTTGGGGGGCTGTTTCTGTGGCTCTCGCTGGCGATAGTGGCGGTCGTGCTGATATACTACCTGCACCTGCCCGCCCCTTCAGCATATACCACTGCTATCGCCAGTCTGCTCGCGGGCGGCGCGCTGGGTAACGTGCTGGACAGAGTGCGCCTGGGGCACGTGGTGGATTTTATCGACTTCCGCGTGTTTCCTGTGTTCAATCTGGCAGATACCGCCGTCACCTGCGCGACGATATTGTGGATGATGAAACAGTGGCTGGTTCTCTCTGCAGAGCCGGACCCTGTGCAAAAAGGGGAGCAGGAGAGATCTCAGTAA
- a CDS encoding ADP-heptose--LPS heptosyltransferase — protein sequence MQASDLQKLNPARLFVFLREHIGDVVNSTAALHCLRQRFPNAHLCVEVGERAAEVLQNFPGIDDLWIRPVHQGLWGKLRFIQRLRRAKFDLAVILDDSADMVLHAWLGGIPIRVGVKRKKKFQRLYTAFVPHDRSRHETLEHFRHLVELIGCDTSDYRPRLYPCPEDTRIAEAELHSAGWDGSTTLVGINPGASREHRQWFPERFAQVCDTLSEQGIQPVILGGPGDKRLAEKILAHCRSHPLVLTGRLTILQIAALMPYLRLLITADSGPMHVAAAMGTRVVALYGPSDPAYTGPFGEGHVIIRHNEPCTGCTAERCVHDRECMKRISVEEVVMASLVLGKKGGAVVTTERDRTEEGSCY from the coding sequence ATGCAGGCAAGCGACCTGCAAAAGCTGAATCCGGCTCGTCTTTTCGTGTTCCTGCGCGAGCACATCGGCGATGTGGTGAACAGTACGGCAGCGCTGCATTGCCTGCGCCAACGGTTCCCGAATGCTCATCTCTGTGTGGAGGTTGGCGAGCGGGCGGCAGAAGTGCTGCAGAACTTCCCCGGTATAGACGACCTCTGGATACGTCCTGTGCATCAGGGGTTGTGGGGTAAGCTGCGTTTTATCCAGCGATTGCGCCGAGCAAAGTTTGACCTTGCGGTGATTCTGGACGATAGCGCGGACATGGTGCTTCATGCATGGCTCGGAGGTATCCCTATCCGTGTCGGGGTCAAACGCAAAAAGAAGTTCCAGAGATTATACACCGCCTTCGTGCCACACGACCGCTCGCGCCATGAAACGCTAGAGCACTTCCGCCACTTGGTGGAGCTGATAGGCTGTGACACCTCCGACTACCGCCCGCGTTTGTACCCGTGCCCGGAAGACACTCGCATCGCAGAGGCGGAACTGCATTCGGCGGGGTGGGACGGCAGCACCACGCTGGTAGGCATCAACCCGGGTGCGAGCCGCGAACACCGCCAGTGGTTTCCCGAACGCTTCGCGCAAGTGTGCGACACACTCTCTGAACAGGGGATTCAGCCTGTGATACTTGGGGGACCAGGCGACAAAAGGCTGGCAGAGAAAATACTGGCGCACTGTCGCAGCCACCCGCTGGTGCTTACCGGCAGGCTCACCATCCTGCAGATCGCCGCGCTGATGCCTTACCTGCGTCTGCTCATCACCGCCGACAGCGGCCCCATGCACGTCGCCGCCGCGATGGGAACTCGGGTGGTGGCATTGTATGGTCCGAGCGACCCTGCATACACCGGTCCCTTCGGCGAGGGACACGTTATCATTCGTCACAACGAGCCGTGTACTGGATGCACCGCCGAGCGATGTGTGCACGACAGGGAATGCATGAAGCGCATCAGCGTGGAGGAGGTCGTCATGGCAAGCCTCGTGCTCGGAAAAAAGGGCGGTGCTGTGGTCACAACGGAGCGTGACCGTACAGAAGAAGGAAGTTGTTACTGA